The following proteins are encoded in a genomic region of Sparus aurata chromosome 11, fSpaAur1.1, whole genome shotgun sequence:
- the LOC115591517 gene encoding DNA-directed RNA polymerase II subunit RPB1-like codes for MCVTATALETRGRAITTQIFKSCASSSLCPATGPRSFSVSFGTSSSVTSAECCNTDNCNTKTLNTPGTPKANSLQCFSCNTVCVNSLQCRGDEDRCFQSTVEFNGSTFPFSGCATSSECTAAASLRMLPFRRRSVRFISGPDCSAPTTTTTAPTTTTTAPSTTTTAPTTTTTAPSTTTTAPTTTTTAPSTTTTAPRQQLLPHDNDYCPNDNSYCPRNRYCRGDNNSCPCNNYCPSDNSYCPRNNNYCPSDNNYCPRNNYCLSDDYCPNDNSYCPRNSYCPHDNNYCPCNNYCPSDNSYCPRNSYCPRDSNYCPCNNYCPSDNSYCPPDNDYCPNDNSYCPRNSYCPRDNNYCPCNNYCPSDNSYCPRNNNYCPSDNNYCPNDNSYCPRNSYCPRDNNYCLCNNYCPSDNSYCPRNNNYCPSDNNYCPSDTSYCPRDYSYCPRNNNYCPSNNSYCPRDNIYCPCDNNYCPPTPATAPRQQLLPQ; via the exons ATGTGTGTAACAGCTACTGCTCTAG AAACAAGAGGCAGAGCGATTACGACACAGATTTTCAAGAGCTGTGCATCGTCCTCACTGTGTCCAGCCACAGGCCCTCGATCATTTTCAGTCAGCTTTGGTACTTCTAGCTCAGTTACATCTGCTGAGTGCTGCAACACAGATAACTGCAACACAAAAACTTTGAATA ctcctggGACTCCGAAAGCCAACAGCCTGCAGTGTTTCTCTTGTAACACTGTATGTGTCAATAGCTTACAATGCAGGGGAGACGAGGACCGATGCTTTCAATCGACAG ttgaGTTTAATGGCTCCACTTTTCCATTCTCGGGCTGTGCAACTTCAAGCGAATGTACAGCTGCTGCCAGCTTGCGTATGTTACCTTTCCGGAGAAGGTCAGTTAGGTTCATCAGCGGGCCGGACTGCTCTGCCCCCacgacaacaactactgcccccacgacaacaactactgccccatcaacaacaactactgcccccacgacaacaactactgccccatcaacaacaactactgcccccacgacaacaactactgccccatcaacaacaactactgccccacgacaacaactactgcccca CGACAACGACTACTGCCCCAATGACAACAGCTACTGCCCCCGCAACAGGTACTGCCGCGGCGACAACAACTCCTGCCCCtgcaacaactactgccccagCGACAACAGCTACTGCCCCcgcaacaacaactactgccccagcgacaacaactactgcccccgcAACAACTACTGCCTCAGCGACGACTACTGCCCCAATGACAACAGCTACTGCCCCCGCAACAGCTACTGCCCCCACGACAACAACTATTGCCCCtgcaacaactactgccccagCGACAACAGCTACTGCCCCCGCAACAGCTACTGTCCCCGCGACAGCAACTACTGCCCCtgcaacaactactgccccagCGACAACAGCTACTGCCCCCc CGACAACGACTACTGCCCCAATGACAACAGCTACTGCCCCCGCAACAGCTACTGCCCCCgcgacaacaactactgcccctgcaacaactactgccccagCGACAACAGCTACTGCCCCcgcaacaacaactactgccccagtgacaacaactactgccccaaTGACAACAGCTACTGCCCCCGCAACAGCTACTGCCCCCgcgacaacaactactgcctctgcaacaactactgccccagCGACAACAGCTACTGCCCCcgcaacaacaactactgccccagtgacaacaactactgccccagCGACACCAGCTACTGCCCCCGCGACTACAGCTACTGCCCCcgcaacaacaactactgccccagCAACAACAGCTACTGCCCCCGCGACAACATCTACTGCCCCTgcgacaacaactactgccccc CGACACCAGCTACTGCCCCt cgacaacaactactgccccaaTGA
- the LOC115591836 gene encoding lymphocyte antigen 6D-like: MKLIFSLSLIWALSSTAGALVCQSCNDDQCSNPQNVTCSNSETMCVTATALETRGRAITTQIFKSCASSSLCPATGPRSFSVSFGTSSSVTSAECCNTDNCNTKTLNTPGTPKANSLQCFSCNTVCVNSLQCRGDEDRCFQSTGESL, encoded by the exons ATGAAGCTGATCTTTTCTCTGAGTCTCATCTGGGCTCTCTCCAGCACAG CTGGAGCACTTGTGTGTCAAAGTTGCAACGATGACCAGTGTTCAAACCCGCAGAATGTGACATGTAGTAACTCAGAGACGATGTGTGTAACAGCTACTGCTCTAG AAACAAGAGGCAGAGCGATTACGACACAGATTTTCAAGAGCTGTGCATCGTCCTCACTGTGTCCAGCCACAGGCCCTCGATCATTTTCAGTCAGCTTTGGTACTTCTAGCTCAGTTACATCTGCTGAGTGCTGCAACACAGATAACTGCAACACAAAAACTTTGAATA ctcctggGACTCCGAAAGCCAACAGCCTGCAGTGTTTCTCTTGTAACACTGTATGTGTCAATAGCTTACAATGCAGGGGAGACGAGGACCGATGCTTTCAATCGACAGGTGAGTCTTTATGA